Proteins encoded within one genomic window of Salipaludibacillus agaradhaerens:
- the yfkAB gene encoding radical SAM/CxCxxxxC motif protein YfkAB: MQTEQQALSPTNDPWEAYVDIKEYGKPQLTNVEFTTTNLCNMRCEHCAVGYSLLTKDPEALPLQLFIDKLDEIPHLRAFSITGGEPMMSMKSVKEYVVPLLKYAHDRGARTQINSNLTMPLERYDLITPYLDVLHISHNYGSVDDFVDIGFAVMDRKPMLKQREAYFERMVENSQALSKQGVFISAETMLNRRTLPHLEKIHDQIVAMGCSRHEVHPMYPSNFASDLTIASLEDIRQGIHRLLDHRNKQMWMLFGTLPFYACSHNDEDLSLLNRLYSTENVTVRNDPDGRSRLNVSIFDGSIHVTDFASEGALGSIHHQSLPEAFEKWQRTETAKSLSCHCPAVECLGPNLLVKNAYYSNVDFHEQKAQISLLR; the protein is encoded by the coding sequence ATGCAAACAGAGCAACAGGCATTAAGTCCCACAAATGACCCTTGGGAAGCTTACGTGGATATAAAAGAATACGGAAAGCCACAACTTACAAATGTAGAGTTTACCACAACTAACCTGTGTAATATGAGATGCGAACATTGTGCTGTTGGTTATTCGTTACTAACGAAAGACCCGGAAGCACTTCCTTTACAGCTTTTCATTGACAAACTAGATGAGATTCCACATCTTCGGGCTTTTAGCATCACAGGTGGAGAGCCGATGATGTCGATGAAGTCTGTGAAAGAGTACGTCGTGCCCCTCCTTAAATATGCCCATGATAGAGGTGCCCGAACACAAATTAATTCGAATTTAACTATGCCATTAGAAAGATATGACTTAATTACACCTTATTTAGATGTTCTTCATATCTCGCATAATTATGGAAGTGTGGATGATTTCGTTGATATTGGGTTTGCTGTAATGGATCGAAAGCCAATGTTGAAGCAGCGTGAAGCTTACTTCGAGCGTATGGTAGAGAACAGCCAAGCGCTATCAAAGCAAGGCGTCTTCATCTCTGCGGAAACGATGTTAAATCGCCGCACGTTACCTCATCTTGAAAAGATTCATGATCAAATCGTTGCTATGGGGTGTAGTCGACATGAGGTGCACCCTATGTATCCCAGTAACTTTGCCAGTGATTTAACGATTGCTAGCCTCGAAGACATTCGTCAAGGGATTCACCGTTTACTCGATCATCGTAACAAGCAGATGTGGATGCTGTTCGGCACTCTGCCCTTTTATGCTTGCAGTCACAACGACGAGGACCTTTCCCTATTAAACCGTCTTTATAGCACAGAAAATGTCACTGTCAGAAATGATCCCGATGGGCGTTCCCGATTAAATGTCAGTATATTTGACGGAAGCATTCACGTCACTGATTTCGCTTCTGAGGGAGCTCTCGGTAGTATCCATCACCAATCACTTCCCGAAGCGTTTGAAAAGTGGCAGCGCACAGAGACTGCCAAAAGTCTTAGCTGTCACTGTCCAGCCGTTGAATGTCTCGGGCCAAATTTATTAGTTAAAAATGCGTACTATTCTAACGTGGACTTCCACGAACAAAAGGCTCAAATTTCCTTATTACGCTAA
- a CDS encoding SE1561 family protein, which produces MKKTIKGLNIPVFLLQYDLKRRLDKHGRSTMMPDLEQGKQLKLEVLHERMENLVELLDSLDPEKTGVEDIDRLIEMLDDLENQCKQYRQQAD; this is translated from the coding sequence ATGAAAAAGACAATTAAAGGTTTGAACATACCGGTGTTTTTGTTACAATATGATCTGAAAAGACGTTTGGACAAGCATGGAAGGAGTACGATGATGCCAGATTTAGAACAGGGGAAACAACTGAAACTTGAAGTATTACATGAGAGAATGGAAAATTTAGTTGAGTTACTTGACTCCCTAGACCCAGAAAAAACAGGGGTAGAAGATATTGACCGACTAATAGAGATGCTTGATGACCTTGAAAATCAATGTAAACAATATCGTCAGCAAGCAGATTAA
- a CDS encoding C40 family peptidase, which produces MEEQYRVGVSVATLWTSPQTPRACDQKVLTSPVNIRGWLKELSQTERRQLSDDDLIQTQVLYGEKVVVLDKQTDWLKVAVTEQPSSKHEAGYPGWLPATHVIAESQLKAYHRDRKFAVIKQPTAFVYTDDGQRTLEVSYQTTFPLIDSPDKEKELRVLTPHGLRVINKQDAVIYSDLASIPRPNGTDLVKSGEMFLDLPYLWGGISGFGFDCSGFTYTLHKAWGIVIPRDASEQAQQGVSIAQTDCQPGDLIFFAKDKGRGPVYHVGIYYGEDRMLHAPSSGKSIEIVAIEETVHRDNFYTIKRFY; this is translated from the coding sequence ATGGAAGAACAGTACCGAGTAGGCGTGTCAGTAGCCACTCTTTGGACGTCACCTCAAACACCTCGGGCGTGTGACCAAAAAGTACTGACATCGCCAGTTAATATCCGGGGCTGGTTAAAAGAGTTGTCACAAACAGAAAGACGACAATTGAGTGATGATGACCTCATTCAAACCCAAGTATTATATGGGGAAAAGGTGGTTGTGTTAGACAAGCAAACTGACTGGCTCAAGGTAGCTGTGACGGAACAACCATCTTCAAAACACGAAGCGGGGTACCCGGGATGGTTGCCAGCAACACATGTTATAGCAGAATCGCAGCTAAAAGCCTATCATAGAGATAGAAAGTTTGCTGTCATTAAACAGCCGACAGCTTTTGTTTACACAGACGATGGCCAACGAACGCTTGAAGTAAGCTATCAGACGACATTTCCGTTAATAGATTCTCCCGATAAGGAAAAGGAGCTGCGAGTTTTGACTCCACATGGGTTACGTGTCATTAATAAACAAGATGCGGTGATTTATTCTGACTTGGCTAGCATTCCGCGACCAAATGGAACGGATTTAGTCAAAAGTGGTGAAATGTTTCTTGATTTACCCTATTTGTGGGGTGGCATAAGTGGATTTGGTTTTGATTGCTCCGGCTTTACATATACGCTACATAAAGCGTGGGGCATTGTTATTCCACGAGATGCGTCAGAACAAGCGCAGCAAGGTGTTTCAATAGCACAAACTGATTGTCAGCCTGGTGATCTTATCTTCTTTGCGAAAGATAAAGGAAGAGGACCAGTGTATCATGTGGGTATATATTACGGTGAGGATCGCATGCTTCATGCACCTAGTTCAGGGAAAAGTATTGAGATTGTAGCGATTGAAGAGACGGTACATCGGGATAACTTTTACACGATTAAACGCTTTTATTAA
- a CDS encoding histidine phosphatase family protein, protein MTTIYFIRHGQSEANSKGIIQGHADFPLSDLGIRQAELAGKWLANVELDAIYASDLGRAMVTAEHIAAHQDLKVQSWPRLREVGLGPLEGKTREEMAIDYPQLKAEALLTSGIQGTEPVENLTERCAHLVEKMTQTHPDGSIAAVSHGGFIGIFLTYMIAGADWYKMNRPFMIGNTGITKVSLSQTGKAAIHYTNRTEHLDIEGNLLHSSTIAY, encoded by the coding sequence ATGACAACGATTTATTTTATCAGGCATGGTCAGTCAGAAGCGAATTCCAAAGGGATTATTCAAGGACATGCTGACTTTCCGTTATCTGACTTAGGCATACGGCAAGCAGAGCTTGCTGGCAAATGGCTCGCTAATGTTGAATTAGACGCTATTTATGCCAGTGACTTAGGAAGAGCTATGGTAACCGCTGAGCATATTGCTGCACACCAAGACTTAAAAGTCCAGTCGTGGCCTAGATTACGTGAAGTTGGACTAGGACCGCTAGAAGGGAAAACACGTGAAGAAATGGCAATAGATTATCCTCAGTTGAAAGCAGAAGCGTTACTGACATCAGGGATTCAGGGAACTGAACCAGTGGAAAATCTTACGGAACGTTGCGCACATTTGGTTGAAAAAATGACTCAGACTCATCCTGATGGGAGTATAGCAGCAGTGAGTCACGGCGGCTTTATTGGTATTTTTCTTACTTACATGATTGCTGGCGCAGACTGGTATAAGATGAATCGGCCATTTATGATAGGGAACACTGGCATTACAAAAGTTTCTCTCTCTCAAACAGGGAAAGCGGCAATTCATTATACAAACCGAACAGAACATTTAGATATAGAAGGCAATCTTCTACATAGCTCCACGATTGCTTATTGA
- a CDS encoding S66 peptidase family protein, with the protein MASLLQLKRLKRGSVIGVVAPAGQPDEQNLAKAVAYLTSNGYRVVYGDAIFRKHGYLAGTDEERADDINTMFQRRDIDAIFCACGGYGSPRIASLLNYRLIKKHPKIFWGYSDITFLHVAIQQLTGLTTFHGPMLSSDLGTETRQDELKELLAWLRAPSALTYRAEDILFHGTAHGKLIGGNLSLLVSSLGTQYEVDTDGAILFIEEIDEEPYVIDRLLNQLKLAGKFSKVSAVIVGHFNACVAKNGRPSFTLNELFIQYIVPAGKPVLSGFNVGHCEPNDPMPLGAFCEVNTYDKTVVIKNPFTHD; encoded by the coding sequence ATGGCTTCTCTTTTACAATTAAAAAGACTGAAACGTGGCTCAGTCATCGGCGTCGTTGCACCAGCCGGCCAACCTGATGAGCAGAACTTGGCGAAAGCCGTGGCCTATTTAACATCAAATGGCTACCGAGTAGTTTATGGTGACGCGATTTTTCGAAAACATGGTTATTTAGCCGGGACAGATGAGGAACGGGCAGACGATATTAACACGATGTTTCAACGTCGTGATATCGACGCCATATTTTGTGCCTGTGGCGGATATGGGTCACCAAGAATAGCCTCCCTTTTAAATTATAGGCTTATCAAAAAGCACCCTAAAATCTTTTGGGGCTACAGTGATATCACTTTCTTACATGTGGCCATTCAACAATTAACCGGATTAACAACGTTTCACGGTCCGATGCTAAGCTCTGATTTAGGAACTGAGACGAGACAAGACGAACTGAAAGAGCTGCTTGCTTGGCTTCGGGCACCTTCAGCGCTAACTTACCGTGCAGAAGATATTCTTTTTCATGGTACAGCTCATGGAAAGCTTATTGGTGGCAATTTGTCTTTGCTTGTTAGTTCATTAGGCACGCAATATGAAGTTGACACAGATGGGGCTATTCTTTTTATTGAAGAAATTGACGAAGAACCGTACGTGATTGATCGCTTATTAAATCAGTTAAAATTAGCAGGAAAATTTTCGAAGGTGTCAGCCGTTATAGTAGGTCACTTCAATGCCTGTGTTGCAAAAAATGGGCGTCCTTCTTTTACACTTAATGAGTTGTTCATTCAGTATATAGTGCCAGCGGGGAAACCTGTACTGTCAGGCTTTAACGTTGGTCACTGTGAGCCGAATGATCCTATGCCTCTCGGCGCGTTCTGTGAGGTTAATACATATGATAAAACAGTGGTTATAAAAAATCCATTTACACATGATTAG
- a CDS encoding tetratricopeptide repeat protein, protein MVEEHMIHKTFFKTIVDEENQQSPVKSLGQQFYDIQMDETADLSSVRFAQGEVYYHHKDMESAVYKWELVKNELQPWARKNIGDAYYEMGWLREAESTYTSIQSESPVLSVEISLQLLQVYADKNNKDKVHQYIKKALAIDPNYPNVTDIARSFYEDEQDWYKAVELAVRESVRTASPKWFSILTDYAERGYTTSFAPEYFENVLLTVAQTEQRALSKLASALWESYYPTPANIAWVKTLNAVTTKLTFSKDVHWHSLNRLYYKNYLEFMSGSYLLNELKPLLPEMLNGWIKLTKGSDSVYPAAAILAWDESVSGTLSQETAATAESTFSDNATQTISMENMTALLETILQWADDNDVVVEPKIKWLVSQLWASQGRNILITGGSQSHNTTMLNHLLGEELFKGETATVYVKHGEKPALNAVNMDGLTQVEDMNELTANDLIELTWPSSLFTEEDTSIIVAKYSADPTASAGPDFDFVATADDVFYLIDATVERMEKEYERLLAFAEKHRDDVIHFVISSTPDRHLNDVTSRINELFTNAHILPVFSTKDTRQLVDAIKETGKNGEVSSNTTTYLSVLQSLLSHLLDRRETKENTYKQTIKFNEKLIEQIEAYQTGVTERETEKYEELAEAYHDIKEEMKSKVWEDVPVFLKETANEIDEEADFKNLHNELNDKMNHKIQTYLTEQLIPDMQTAFNDWLVDAKDSMNDLQAYLDHASTTLNNMYGETNVSLQTDFQVVTDWKRDLNRMVNRVDLQEINIMNRLKPTQFLLKSAGKLLGNFQQNNHMLYNQYQKYIENDNFEDAATSIIKHVFFEFDLFEKNLKADISLCVEAASSDLEEHKVDAGAQVKKAQDNLTLMKDHPASFYDPLKIFEIRLHQYHLMSEKNVQFNQ, encoded by the coding sequence ATGGTAGAAGAACATATGATTCATAAAACTTTTTTTAAAACAATCGTTGATGAAGAAAATCAGCAGTCCCCTGTTAAATCACTGGGACAGCAGTTCTATGATATACAGATGGATGAAACGGCCGATTTGTCATCTGTAAGATTTGCGCAAGGGGAAGTCTATTACCATCATAAGGATATGGAGTCCGCTGTTTACAAGTGGGAGCTCGTGAAAAATGAGCTTCAACCATGGGCAAGAAAAAATATTGGTGACGCTTATTATGAAATGGGCTGGCTCAGGGAAGCAGAGAGTACGTATACGTCTATTCAATCGGAAAGTCCGGTGCTGTCAGTGGAAATATCACTACAACTCTTGCAGGTGTATGCAGATAAAAACAATAAGGATAAAGTACATCAATACATTAAAAAGGCCCTGGCTATTGACCCAAATTATCCGAATGTAACTGATATTGCCCGATCATTTTACGAAGATGAACAAGACTGGTATAAAGCAGTAGAATTAGCCGTTCGGGAGTCTGTGAGAACCGCATCACCTAAATGGTTTTCTATTTTAACAGATTATGCTGAAAGAGGTTATACAACATCGTTTGCTCCGGAATATTTTGAGAATGTACTTTTAACCGTGGCACAAACAGAACAGAGAGCGTTATCTAAACTGGCGTCCGCATTATGGGAAAGCTATTACCCAACACCTGCAAACATAGCATGGGTGAAAACATTGAATGCTGTTACGACTAAACTGACGTTCTCAAAAGACGTCCATTGGCATTCGCTTAACCGCTTATATTATAAAAACTACTTAGAATTTATGAGCGGCAGTTATTTATTGAATGAGCTTAAGCCATTACTTCCGGAGATGCTTAATGGCTGGATCAAGCTGACGAAAGGGAGCGACTCTGTTTATCCTGCTGCTGCGATTCTTGCTTGGGATGAGAGCGTATCAGGAACACTTTCACAAGAAACGGCAGCGACAGCGGAAAGCACTTTTTCGGATAATGCCACACAGACAATAAGTATGGAGAACATGACTGCCCTGCTTGAAACGATTTTACAATGGGCTGATGATAACGATGTGGTAGTGGAGCCGAAAATTAAATGGCTTGTATCACAATTATGGGCCTCTCAAGGTAGAAATATTCTTATTACTGGTGGTTCCCAATCTCATAATACAACGATGCTTAATCACCTGTTAGGTGAGGAATTATTTAAAGGTGAGACAGCTACTGTGTATGTCAAACATGGAGAGAAGCCAGCCTTAAACGCTGTTAATATGGACGGTCTTACCCAAGTGGAAGATATGAACGAATTAACAGCAAATGATTTAATTGAATTAACCTGGCCATCTTCTTTATTTACGGAGGAGGATACGTCCATTATCGTTGCTAAATATTCAGCTGATCCAACGGCAAGTGCAGGACCTGACTTTGATTTTGTTGCAACTGCAGATGACGTATTTTATCTGATTGATGCCACTGTCGAAAGAATGGAAAAGGAATATGAACGCCTACTTGCATTTGCAGAAAAGCATCGGGATGACGTCATTCATTTCGTTATCTCTAGTACACCAGACCGCCATTTAAATGATGTGACCTCACGCATAAATGAATTGTTTACAAATGCCCACATTCTTCCTGTATTTTCAACCAAAGATACGCGCCAACTGGTTGACGCCATTAAGGAGACAGGAAAAAATGGGGAAGTCAGTAGCAACACGACAACGTATTTAAGTGTCTTGCAGTCGCTATTAAGTCATCTACTCGATCGTCGTGAAACGAAAGAAAACACTTATAAACAAACGATTAAGTTTAACGAGAAGCTTATTGAGCAAATAGAGGCGTATCAAACAGGTGTGACAGAGAGAGAAACAGAGAAATACGAGGAATTAGCTGAAGCTTATCACGACATTAAAGAAGAAATGAAAAGCAAGGTTTGGGAAGACGTTCCAGTTTTTCTTAAAGAGACAGCGAATGAAATTGATGAAGAGGCAGACTTTAAAAATTTGCATAATGAACTAAATGACAAAATGAATCATAAAATCCAAACATATTTAACAGAACAACTTATACCAGATATGCAGACGGCATTTAATGACTGGCTAGTTGATGCGAAGGATAGTATGAATGACTTACAAGCTTATTTAGATCATGCCTCCACAACATTAAATAATATGTACGGTGAAACGAATGTTTCCTTGCAAACAGATTTCCAAGTCGTGACTGATTGGAAGCGTGATTTAAATCGCATGGTAAATCGAGTGGACTTACAAGAAATTAATATTATGAATCGATTAAAACCAACGCAATTTCTTCTTAAGAGTGCTGGAAAATTGCTAGGTAATTTTCAGCAAAACAATCACATGCTTTATAATCAATATCAAAAATATATTGAAAACGACAACTTTGAAGATGCGGCAACGTCAATCATTAAACATGTTTTCTTTGAGTTTGATTTATTTGAAAAGAACCTGAAGGCAGACATTAGCTTATGTGTTGAAGCGGCGTCTAGTGACTTAGAAGAACATAAAGTGGATGCAGGTGCTCAAGTTAAGAAAGCCCAAGACAATCTGACGTTAATGAAAGATCATCCAGCATCCTTTTATGACCCGCTAAAAATATTTGAAATCAGACTTCATCAATACCATTTAATGAGTGAAAAAAATGTTCAATTCAATCAATAG
- a CDS encoding gamma-glutamyl-gamma-aminobutyrate hydrolase family protein: MKPFIGITSSYSDEKTLQTSYDNINAITQAGGVPVVLPNVPTTDDAINATIEKLDGVLVTGGGDIDPSLFNEEPLPHLGCLHPQRDQFEVALLKEAMARNLPILALCRGCQILNIAAGGDMYQDIYSQITKPLLQHTQRAPRSFPFHTIHVTEESLLKKITGKSKYRVNSFHHQAVRRLAEGFHISALSDDGIIEAFESSKHSFVLAVQWHPESMTSAGDIPSRKLFSTFINACHNGLSESLTNRINS, encoded by the coding sequence ATGAAACCATTCATCGGAATCACATCGTCTTACAGTGACGAAAAGACGCTGCAGACGTCTTACGACAACATTAATGCCATTACTCAAGCAGGTGGTGTCCCTGTCGTCTTACCGAATGTGCCTACGACTGATGATGCCATTAATGCTACAATCGAAAAACTCGATGGCGTACTTGTAACAGGAGGTGGGGACATTGATCCAAGTTTATTTAATGAAGAACCTCTTCCACATTTAGGATGCCTCCATCCTCAACGAGATCAATTTGAAGTGGCATTATTAAAAGAGGCGATGGCACGTAATCTCCCCATTTTAGCTCTGTGCCGTGGGTGTCAAATTTTGAACATTGCAGCGGGCGGGGATATGTATCAAGACATTTACAGTCAAATAACGAAACCCCTTCTCCAACATACGCAACGAGCTCCGAGGTCTTTTCCCTTTCACACTATCCATGTGACTGAGGAAAGCCTTCTTAAAAAAATTACAGGCAAGTCCAAGTATCGCGTTAATAGTTTCCATCACCAGGCTGTCCGACGACTAGCAGAAGGCTTTCACATTAGTGCATTATCTGACGATGGTATCATTGAAGCGTTTGAAAGCAGCAAGCATTCATTTGTTCTAGCGGTACAATGGCATCCAGAGTCTATGACATCCGCCGGTGATATTCCGTCACGTAAATTGTTTTCTACGTTTATTAATGCCTGTCATAATGGTCTGTCTGAATCACTAACTAATAGAATTAACAGCTAA
- a CDS encoding YfkD famly protein: MKRTMTAITGLLVCLFIVTTLSPFIAYAESGQQTKKSKSDQIPESVIDITKENTYPNPTQDVPRLQPSKLTSQLLNSTDVKIDNPDLIKMMNESTIKSSKIGIGTNISIYLGEWPLSYESEDTMVNWDFEKINTNMVDNRGGSDKKKIQFNQQQQKRVKGGLTADMSDAEMVKKMMLKEAAERTKLPLSFSTTVGFGTQTDRVYDVAPKTMGYLTAYAPAVNEKGKITYGEVYLKVKRGNAALEIKNVTRQGVGAWIPIQDYLNLKLESTKQPR, from the coding sequence GTGAAACGAACAATGACGGCTATAACGGGCCTACTCGTTTGTTTATTTATAGTTACTACTCTCTCCCCTTTCATAGCTTATGCAGAAAGTGGGCAACAAACGAAGAAATCGAAGTCTGATCAAATACCGGAATCTGTTATTGATATTACAAAAGAAAATACGTATCCCAATCCGACACAGGATGTCCCAAGACTGCAACCAAGTAAACTCACTTCCCAATTGTTAAATTCGACAGATGTAAAAATTGACAATCCTGATTTAATCAAAATGATGAATGAATCCACCATTAAGAGCTCAAAGATAGGGATCGGAACGAACATATCCATTTACCTTGGGGAATGGCCGCTGTCATATGAATCGGAAGATACGATGGTGAACTGGGATTTTGAAAAAATTAATACAAATATGGTTGATAACAGAGGCGGTTCTGATAAAAAGAAAATTCAATTTAACCAACAGCAACAAAAGCGGGTTAAAGGAGGACTTACCGCTGACATGAGTGATGCTGAAATGGTCAAGAAAATGATGCTGAAAGAAGCTGCTGAAAGAACAAAACTTCCTTTAAGTTTTTCAACGACTGTTGGCTTTGGGACTCAAACTGATCGCGTCTACGACGTGGCCCCGAAAACAATGGGATACTTGACTGCTTATGCCCCAGCTGTCAACGAAAAAGGGAAGATAACGTATGGTGAAGTGTATCTCAAAGTGAAACGAGGCAACGCAGCCTTAGAGATTAAAAACGTCACAAGGCAAGGTGTTGGGGCATGGATACCTATCCAAGATTACCTCAACTTGAAATTAGAATCCACAAAGCAGCCGCGTTAG